The genomic segment TGTTTTAAGACCATCTGCTCCTCTGAGTATTTCAGTGGGGGCCTCAGCTCGCGGAGGACCAACGCGCGTCACGGGCAAACAGCAAAGCACAAGCTGTGAGCGGCGGCCTGTttcgaaaaagaaaaaaaaatgtcctccaGTTTCTCCCTGGTACAATGGGCAGTGTTCCGCACACAAGGTTCCCATTCTTTCATCCCACGCCACTTCGTCCCCGGCCATCCAAGAGCCACAGACGATAACTCGCAGTGAAAATCTTCTTCTTGGCACAGTTAACTTTCTGTGTGAGCGATTTCAACGACGTAGAAAAATGACTCATAAAAAGGTGTCGCGGCCTAATGTAGCCGAGCTGGTTGCTCAGGAAGCGTCTGTGTTCCCTGAGGCGTGATGTGGAATCTGTGATCATGTTGATGTTCGATTCCCTCGGTTAATAGAGGTCAGACTTTTACACAACACCTCTTCAGGTTTAAACCCAGCGAAGCTTTATGCCTTggtttattttgtacttttcaaCAATCAAATGTATAAAACACTAAATTATTTGAATGAAATCTGTAAAACACTTTAACCATCGGCTGTAAGTGCTACTGAAAGTTGAAACACGATATTGTTTCAGAATTATTTACTGGAAATCCAAtgattctgtttttaaaaatagatcACATGCACTTACTGTGATCTAATATAAAGCGGCGAATGTTTGATTTTTGCGCTTTCGTTGCTCATTTGTTTCCTCTTGATTTACTATTGAAGCGTCGTCACATTCCATTTTGCTTCCGTCTTTGTAAAGAATcaagatttgatttgatttgaacaaTGTGCTCAGTGGAGCTGctctcacgcacacactgcacagacaGTGACTCCAGTCCCAGCAGGACAATGGAGCCGGCTGAGCTGCACGGAGGAGATGCAAAGGAAGGTCACATAGCTGCACACCCCACACCGAGAAGTGTGCTGgcatgggtgtgtgtttgtgaggaggaggggggggggggggggcgaggggttATGGCATgcagtgtatttgttttattacacATCTCCACAACCATCAATGCAGCATTCTCCTCTTCAGCTCGTCTCCAGACTGTTTACAGAGGGATTCCCTTGAGGTTATCCGCAGCTCGGCCGATGCCATCACTTGGCCGGCGGCCTGACGGCGTTCAGACGCAGTGACTCATCCGACCTGTAACAATGAgggtgtaaaaaaaagaagttccACATGGATATAGAAGTTGCCTTTGTTACGTCTGTATGTAAACTAGCTGGACCTCTGAGTGGATCTACGCTCGTGCTCCCCGCCCACAAACATTCCTCAGCAGGGAAAATATTAGATCTGATTACGACTGGAAAGATCAGTGATCATGACCTGAAGCCCTTTTCCATTTCTATAATTCAAATGTAGCCGGACGCACCTTCATattcaaacagttttaatgaGTCTTATTGTGtgctttcaaacacacaaacctaagATCAAGAGTATGTAAATCTGTCATTTACATAACCATATTCATCTCACAACTTCTATGTTCCTCCTACTCTCCGTATGTGGCTCCAATGCCGCCTTACTCATATTGATAATGAGTCATCATTCCTTTGCCCCCCACAGATTTTGCCCTTGTGTCTCAGGCGCCGGTAGCAAGAAAAGGTTCAGCTCATGTCGGCACGTTTAGCTTCGACCTGAGAGGGAAGTGCGATCCTGGTTCAGAGTTCAGGGCGTCGAGACACACGGAGCAGCTCGGGGGAGACGGtggaagagagcagaggaatTCTGAGTGGGCCAAAGAACCGCTCCAGAAATGCCTGAATGCATATTCAGGGCTGCCCACGACACATGTAAACCGAAGCTCACACAgactccctctcttccccttctCCTTGTCTCCGTCCAgcatctctctctatcttcctTCTCTGCGTTGTCCCAGAGGACATCTGGATTCAGAGCAAGACGACCGACtcagggagaagaagaagaggtcagGACCGAGAGGTGGCAGGAGCCTGGTGCTGAGGCTGGTATGAGGCAAgtgttttgtgtgcgtgtggcctgtgtgtgtgtaagtgtgcacACGTATGCTGTGACCCAGCCGTTTTGTCTGCCCCATCAATGAGGCCGTTGTGGCTGGGTGGCTGGGGGTGGTATCCCTGGCCCTGCCCGGCCGCTCGGCTCTATTCTCTCCGGCCGCTGCTCACCCGGCACTCGCCCGGCTCTTGGCCTTTTGTTGCAGTGCAGATGGTGGAGCTTGACGCAATGTTGGAGAAAGTTATGACCGTGACGGACCACAGTGCAGCATTATGAGTCAAGACGTCTCAGAATGTGACCTCACTCAGGCTGGGATGTTTAAGATGCTCTGTGGAGCCACGAGTACGGAGACTAAGAGATCATCGCACTGGATAttgagaaaacataaaaacacttcATTAGTTTCATAGTTTGACAACAcctataaatacagaaatggaCTGAATACGACAACGggaatgtttccaggggacccaaAAGAGTGAAGCAACTAGCTGTAGTTCAATGCCTTGTGAAGTTCCATTACCTCTGACTAGTAGTTCAATAACAAAgcttctgcagcttctcacagtTTCATCTCAGCTCATTCACTCAGTTATACAGTTTCATCCTCATTTACGTCTTCTAAATACAAATTTGCACGTATATGCAGGTTTTAAAATAGGGTGATTGCCACCTCTCCCATTGCCAGTggaggagtttgtctttctcttgGCTTTGGAACTGCATGACGCGCAAACTTGACAAATCCTCGGCAGGATTTTTCACTCCTCTTGAATAAACAAAGCTAATAGTAGCCACGGATTCTCCGGGGGATGTTGGGATGTGTTAATCACGAAGCTCCGCAGCACAATCCACTCTCAGGCCGGCCATCTGCGCACACCGGCTGCTGCAGCGTGAGGCTGAACCCTCGGCTGCCACTCCAAAGTAACACACTGTTTATTTGCTCAACACATTTAGATTTCCTTTAGAACCACAAAAGTAAGAAGTAAAAGCCAGATACAGTTTTGAAAAAAGTAAATCGACCGAATAAAATGGACAAAGCGCAGAACATTACAATCTACTGATGAATGTAAACAGGGGAATAATGGTATTTCCTGGTTCTGCTTTAACGACATTTGTTTCctgatgaacacaaacacaggaaaatgaaattattaaaaCACAACCAGATGTTTAAGACGCAAATCTCTAAAAAACTATTGTGAACTTTTACTTACTACTAAATATTAGGCGAGCAGGGATTGCTACTGTAAATGAGTGATGCTGGTAATTTATCTCCTAATGAAACAgaatatcgataattatcactATAAATGTCATATTATCATTTCTTTTGGTTTTCAAGATGATTTCTGCTTCTGAGTGCAGGTTGGTCTTAAAGAGTCTTAGATTTAAGTTGAGCAGAAAAACCCTTTATTGCAATATAGTTTCCATCAACTTAAGTCTAATATACATCTCGATATTGATGCTTATGTAATgtgtaagcacagtgaggaggtgtgatATTGATCTAGCTCAGACaaaattaacacaaacaaacataattttTATGTAACAAAACTGCCATATATATGTTTTCTTTGCCTTTATATAAGTTTTGGCCACATCACTCAGCTTCAACTGTTGATGCTCTGTAGGAATTTTGGAACAAGATGTTGATGCTGCCATGAGACTAATTGATCCACTCTCTCAATAACTGAACAATTTTGTTTGTTCACGCATGTTGTGATCACCGAGtatcacattacatcacatcacatcacattagTATTATCagtcccccctcccctcctttaTCTCTCGTGCAGAACAGATCGTATCAGTGATCTAAGATGACATGATGTTTGCTGAGCGGAGTTTGGCTTGGGGTCAGAACTCAGCTCAACAGTGGGAGTCATTCATTGGCTGGAGGATTACGGGACTGTAACGAGTGACTGTACTGAGGGGGGGGCGACCAGGTGCAGAGTGACGCTGAGCTgacgctgtgtgtttgtgtgacttgcTACAGCTCGGAGTGATGTCACTGCctgtggatgatgatgatgatgctgctgctgctgatgatgtcactgattcTTTTCTCTTTACAGAGAAGAAGGCTGTCAGGCTGTCTGGGTGTGAGTGAGCCCCCCCTAGTGGAGCTGCTGACGAGCTGTGCTGCCGAGTCCGTTTCTACCATCAGCTTTTCAAGGTGAAACCACAGTcacagtattttaaaacaaggaaaaaaaagtttgactTCAAGAACACAACAAATTGATCAAACAGTAAATGATAGTTTTTGTTGCTttgaggaaaaaacacacacatcaaagaATTAAGTCAGTTTCGGAAAAACGTGCATTGGTCCCAATTGCTGATTTATGATGTGGATGGTAACTAGAGTTGCgaaaaaaatattcagaaaaTTATCTCTTTTGTGATGCAGACTTCTTCTAACATGAATTCTGTTGATTTGCATTAATTAACACTGATTAGGATTACATTTATCCTCAGTGGGAAATTCTTTCTTATTTACTAGAACCATTTCCAACTCAAAACTGGAAGAGTGCAAAccatccaccaaggcccaacagttcctcTAAATTCAATAGAGCTGCTGCACCAAGTGGCACATACTCATGCGTAGATATCAGTTTGCTAAATGTGCCTAAAGGTTTTaatcaagacccatgaattattccctgagaattTGGTGTCAAACGAAAGCCTTGATAATTTGAATAATCCACGAAAATGTGATGACTTCCTCCCTGACCCccagtttcatggtaatccatccagtaagTTTGGTGTAATGCTGctctctcacaaacaaacaacaaaactgctttattctttttttgtattttcttccacattattcaaagtataatgtgtttgaattgtgttaaaaagggttagggttagggttttcaGAAACATGTTTGAAGTAAGTGTGATGGTTCCTAGGGGCAGATGAGTCATGCGCCATCACCGACGCTACAAACAACTCTTTTGacttctttctctccgtcttgATGATTCATGAAACTGACGGAAAGTTCTCTGCTGCAGACGTCTATGTTCCAGCGCTGAGCAGAGACCATGTGGTGTTCGGAGCTGCTCTTAACACTGCTGTTCATCATCAAAGGTGATAgatccctcttcctcttccttgttTGACATATTTGACCTTTTTATCACCATTAACGAGTCATGCTCATACCTCACTCGTCATTTGTGTCTGCTCTTCTCTCAGATGCCAGCTGCCAGTGGAACGTCTGGGTACCGCGGGACATCTCGGCCATGACCAACTCCTGCGTGGTCATCCCCTGCACCTTCATGTATCCGTCCGGCGTCAGGCCGTACCGCGGCATTCACGGTATCTGGTACTTCGGCCAGCCCTACCCGCAACTCTTCCCTCCGGTAGTCTTCAAAACGCGCACAGACGTGGTGCACGAGAGCTACAAGGGCCGCACCAAGCTGCTGGGCGACCTGAACCAGAGGAACTGCACTCTGCTCATCAACAACATCGGCACAGAGCACTCGGGGAGATACTACTTCCGCGCGGACCTCGGTGGAGCCAACATGTACACGTACCCAGACTTCGCTGAGCTCAAAGTTCTTGGTAGGATTAATGATTGGAGTGAAAAATACAATGTAGACGACGAACAAGAATTATTTAAGCAGTTTGTTGCCATTAGTAAAAGTGACAACAAATTTTCCTTGTCATTATTTGAACACAAAGACTGAAACCCCGTATTAGGCCGGCAACAATGTATTCTCATATAATTACTTTACCTGTTAAGCTGAAAAAAACACCTATCACCAtgtaaacaaaatacatttaaactgaTATTACTAGATGCTGCTTGGTGCttggattttaatgttttttattctgtcATTTCTCCATTTAATCCTGAAAGTTCTTTGATTtgtaaaaaagtttatttttgcaGTTGTAGTTttcaccctaacccttttttacCTTAAACTAGCAGCtttcaaagctttatttttgCTCCTCATGAGAACcaacagaatgaatcaccatgtgtggcagcagggggcgctgttgctcagtacaCTTACATTGTCTTGCTTTAACTTTGAGCTGCTTCTGTgtacaaaagtaaaaaaggTGCTTTACAAAGACAATTCTTAGAATgacaatttgtgtgtttttcttaaaaatCCAGTGAtgtcttctttttccttttctccagaTCAGCCCAGCATTGACGTCCCAGAGGAGATAGTCAGCGACGAGAATCTTGAGTTGACATGTTACGCTCCTGACAACTGTCCCGAGATGACACCGGAGATCCAGTGGATGTACACCGACTACCTGCCCGACCCTGAGTTCTCTACCGACTACCTGGAGGAGAGCAACACGGCCGTGCTCTCCAGCACCCTCACCTTCGTCCCCAGGCCCATGCACAACGGACAGCTGCTGGGCTGCAGGGTCTACTACCCCAACACCACGCTGGTCTACGAGAGGCTCGTCTCTCTGGACGTCAAGTGTAAGTTCAAAGAGTTAAAAAGGCATTTGAGTAACAAATTCAAACATCTTCTCATGTGTCATGTTGCATCACCACTTATGTTCCAAAGACGACTACTGGTTTAAAAACGATGGTGCTAACACTAAAGCTAGCTTTCACTATCTAAAATTAACACAAAGGGGCCAATTATCTGTCCAACATCTATGTGTAATTCCTGATTCAATGAGGTGCACATTTATGTCATTCCATGTTCACTGATCGCTTAAACAAAGCTATGCATTTTTGAATATTGTTTAATACTATATACTATGCAATACAAGTTAGCTTCAAACATTATCTGCGTGTTTCCCTTGTATTGGGCCTTTTGTAGAAATCTGCTCAGGCTCAAACTCTGGTTTGTACATTTTCATGGACTTTGTATATTTCCAAACTGATTGAACCAAGAAGGAAATGTTGCTCTATTATTGTTCTGCACTTTGCATCAAATATATACACTGAAAACATTTTAGCTTTATaagatttaaacaaaaatacattgCTGTTCTACTTTCACAGCCTTGATTACTTTAGCAGCAAAGATCAACTCGTTTTAAAGAACCAGTTCTTCATCATTGTCTGGACACCTGAGTGCTCGGAAATTAAAATGTCTACTGTACTTACTCTGCCAGACGCTCCCCGCTCGGTGTGGGTCAACGTGTCCTCGGAGGTGATGGAGGGCAGCTCCGTGGTGCTGCACTGCGAGGTGGAGAGTAACCCTGTGTCCAGGATCTCCTGGATGTTTGGAGACCAAGAGCTGTTGTGGGACACGGCGTCCAACATCTCGCTCCCCCTGGATGATTTGACGCCAGCACAGGAGGGAATCTACACCTGCGTTGGTGACAACGGTTACGGGATGATGAACACCTCACTGTACCTGGCTGTCAAGTGTGAGTGTCCCTCTTCATTCATGCTTACTGTGCACAGCTAGTATATATTAAGGAATCAGTACATTGGATTTCATTCTGGAGTTTAGGTTCATCCTGTCCATCCATTATCAATACAGTTCATCCTGGACTGGGGCTGGAACCAATCAGGAGTTAGATGATGATTGAAAATGAGtttgaatattaaaatgaaacttGATTTTCCCCATCACACACAATAAAGGAATAGTCCAGagaaaatatttagttttcagAGTCATGAGGATGAAATGATGGAACAATAAAGAAGTCCTGTTATAGGGTCCTATTATAGGGTTGGCAGCAAAAGTTACGAAATATGTTGGAAGCCAAAACTCTGATCACGAAATTTCAGTGCTTGTCTGAAATCAGCCATGGAGCCGTGAGGTGGTTTCTGTTTTCTGGTGCCTCCATGTGGCCAAACACAATTTAGAGACAATTCCCAGATCTGAAaaccttttatttcttttacatttttgctgCAGACCCTCCACGTGAGCCTGTGGTGAACGACTCTATGATTGTGGCAGAGGGCACCACACTGGCCCTGCACTGCAGCACCCAGGGCAGCCCGGCCCCGACCCTCACCTGGCTGAAGGACGGGGAGCTGGTGGGCACCATCACCGCTGACGAGCTGTCCGTGCTGGATATCGCGAAGATCACACCGCATGGAGACGGACAGTACCGCTGCCTGGCCGAGAACGAGCACGGCCGAGCCAGCAGCTCCTTTAACATCACTGTTGAGTGTGAGTGCTGCAGGTTACTGTATTTTATCCAATAGTTGTGTCAATGTAGGACAAAGTGAATCATAGCAATATTAGGGGCACAGTGAGTATCTTTTAAAAggtcagtgtgtagaatttagtgacatctagtggtgaagttgcatgttgcagctgaatacccctcacctcaccctccccatCCAcatgtggtagccttcagttttcataaaaacccaaaaggtgtttagtttgtccagtctgggccactgtaaaaaacatggcggcctccgtagagaggacccgctcatgatgtaaatataaagcatttaaatattaagGACTCATTCTAGGGTAACAACAACTCGTACAACATTTTAGATGATTATACACTAGtgaaaaacatcacaaggattattttatttacaatatctgccaatagatccttttcacctaaatcgtacAAACTGAACCTGTGAATGTAATTGCGCTGCCTCTGACAGATGCCCCCGTCCTGCTCGAGGAGTCAAAGTGCACAGTGGTGAGGGAGGGTGTCCAGTGCGTCTGCATAGCCACGGGAAACCCCGAGCCCACCATCGAGTTCTACCTGCCCGACCTGAACATCACCATCAACGAAACCGACGGCCGGTACAACTTCTACACGCACACGGACGGACACACCTCCACGGGCATGATCAAGCTGCGGGAGAAAGGAGAGCGGGTGGACAACGGCGGCCCGGCCGTCAACGTCCACTGCGGCTTCTTCAACTCGTACGGAAGAGAGAGCGTActtctggagctgcagcaggagagtgAGTAGATGTATCTCATGTAGGAACGGTTGGATCATTGGCTGAGGAGTCTGGGTGTTAAGAGACAGACTAATTGTGTCCATGGACATGGCATAGAGAAAGTTGTTTAAGCAGATGTAATGGATTCTCTGCCTCTGTGGCAGCGACAGCCAGTGGCCGGTGAAATTGTGTCCATGTTTTTAACAAAGCCCTAATTTTCGATGTTGTTCACCCTTATTTCCAGAAAAGTACATGATGGCAGTTATCGTTGGCACCATCGGAGGAGTAGCGGTCATAGCCTTCATCATTGCAGCAGTGAGATACGTTGGCCACAACAACAAGAAGTGAGTATAAACTAATTTAGAGGCCAATGCGAGGCAGAAACGTAATGTTCCTCACTAAGCATTTTCTGAAATCCAAGGAAACACTTAAGCCGAGTCATCCATTCTAAAACACATTGGTGCACATTTTATATGAGTGTATGTGGGACGCGAGAACCATTTCTCCAGAGCAATTTCAGTTTACCTGCGACGACAAGTCCCAAGTGAAATGATCCACATTGGGTTAGCAAGCTGGACTAACCTTATATTTTGCAGGCCCGATTCCCAGCCTCTGACACTGCTTCTGAATCCCTGACCCGCTACGCTCAGTACAACCCAGATAGCCCTCTTAACCAATGTGCTTTATTTAGGCCTCAAGGCGTATTTGGACCCCCAAATTTACAAGCCTAACCCCTGAAGTGGGTGTGAGCTCAGCAACTAAACCCATAAAATAACCACGTCACTCACAGCCACAGGTGGCCACCAACATAACCTCACACAgcttgttgttttaaaatggaTGCCCAGGCTTGGCGTGTCGCCCTGCGTTGGTGGCAGTCGAGGCCGAGTCTGATTATGTGACTCCGTCCCCCAGAGAGAATGGCAACCCTAGACAGGAAGTGGTCCTGGAGAACCCAGCGTTGTACTACAGCGCAGTCAAGAAGGACAAACAAAATCTGAGGAAGAAAGTGGTGAGACATGCCGATGTCAATGATTATGATTCTAATGGAGGATGGGTCGGATGACCATTCTCAGATGGTTGGGGGTTGTATTTTTGTGCATTCATACACGACCCCATTTTGACCTCTGCAAACGAGGTCCGAGGAGGAATCCCTCCGACTAGCAACCTCGTAGCTGCATCATGACCTTTCCAAACACTGTTTTCTCCTGCTTTCATTGCTTCTCTgcgtttctctgtctgtttctctctcccctaACTCCTGCACAGCTTAAGACAGAGCTGTTGGGCTCAAAGTTTAACTCCATTCTAGAGGAGACTACGGTAAGGTTCCTAAACAAGTCCCCATTAAAAGCACAAGTGACCGACGCATCTCGTCGCATGTCAGCTTCTCCGCTCTGTACACTGCCATTTGTCTCCAAAACGGCCTTCTGCATGGCTGCCTCATCGCTAACTCAAACTGCCAAACTAACAGGAAACATCTCAGTCTCCTCGCCAGTATGTCGACCAGTAACCACTAACATCTTTCCTGTATGGTGTCTGTCGCACTCTTCTGTCATGTGAGGTGTCGCTGGCGCCTCGCCGGTAATTTGCTCCGCTGATCGGTCCTTCTGTCTGCAGGGAGAAGACGGGGATTATCCACCTGTGGGCTCTTTGGCAGGACTGGAGAAGCAAGAGCTGAATTATGCCGCTCTGGAGTTCATCGGGGCCAGGCCCAGGGAGGGGGCCTCAGGGAGGGGGGATGACGGCAGCAACTACACGGAAATCAAAGCCAAATGAATCGCGATCCTTCCCTGATCCCTCGGCTATGCGAGACGCAGTGGCAACCCCGtatcacacacactccctgcccCATAATAACTCCCACCCCGCCTCCTCTACTGGATCTCCCCCTGCAAATGACGACTCCTCGGTTCTCCAGATTTGTCACAGATCACTTGATGCCAGTACTCCCCACTCATTCCGCCCCCTGTCCCATGGGATGCCCCTTCATATGCCACGATTTGGGACAAAACTTGTACTTTTTGGATCAGAGCAGGACCCATTGGACGATGTAAAATAAATAGTGTAAATTTCCAGCCTCAGTTGTAACGCATGGGCTCTAAAACATGCAACAAGTGGCCatgtttttgttgctttctCCCTGTTCCTCATTGTGATTGTTGATGTTCCTGTCAAATGACGGCCGTCCGGGTGCTTGCCTCCATCTCACCTCATCTATTTGCTCTACGTGTGTCTCCTGTAACTGTCACTGTGTCTGCTGCCAGTCGAAGCATCGGGGGAAGGAGTTACCGAGCTTTTTGTTCCCTTATCTGTTCGTGTCCATCTGACCGAGAGCGAACccgtctcctctctttccttcgGTTGCTTTTACATCCCGAGAAGATAACCGAGTGAAGCGGGAGACGGAAACGCACCTGGGAAACTTCGTTTTTACATAATTGTATTTAATGTGTGTTGTGACTCAGTAGCCTCTCTTaataaatgaaagaagaaaatgcCACCTGTCAATTTTGATAACATTTGGCAAGGTTTTGTAAATCTAATGTAAACACTGTCCGGTTCGGAAATATGtcacagcttttcttttttagcATCCATCTGTAGAAtgtgtaaaacaaatattttgagaGTTTCCTACTCCGTGGCCAACGTGAAATGTCTGTCTCATCTTATGCTTCATCTCCCTGAGGCTCTTATATTGGTCTATCTGGAAAAAACAGACCTAAAGCA from the Limanda limanda chromosome 11, fLimLim1.1, whole genome shotgun sequence genome contains:
- the mag gene encoding myelin-associated glycoprotein isoform X1; translation: MWCSELLLTLLFIIKDASCQWNVWVPRDISAMTNSCVVIPCTFMYPSGVRPYRGIHGIWYFGQPYPQLFPPVVFKTRTDVVHESYKGRTKLLGDLNQRNCTLLINNIGTEHSGRYYFRADLGGANMYTYPDFAELKVLDQPSIDVPEEIVSDENLELTCYAPDNCPEMTPEIQWMYTDYLPDPEFSTDYLEESNTAVLSSTLTFVPRPMHNGQLLGCRVYYPNTTLVYERLVSLDVKYAPRSVWVNVSSEVMEGSSVVLHCEVESNPVSRISWMFGDQELLWDTASNISLPLDDLTPAQEGIYTCVGDNGYGMMNTSLYLAVKYPPREPVVNDSMIVAEGTTLALHCSTQGSPAPTLTWLKDGELVGTITADELSVLDIAKITPHGDGQYRCLAENEHGRASSSFNITVEYAPVLLEESKCTVVREGVQCVCIATGNPEPTIEFYLPDLNITINETDGRYNFYTHTDGHTSTGMIKLREKGERVDNGGPAVNVHCGFFNSYGRESVLLELQQEKKYMMAVIVGTIGGVAVIAFIIAAVRYVGHNNKKENGNPRQEVVLENPALYYSAVKKDKQNLRKKVLKTELLGSKFNSILEETTGEDGDYPPVGSLAGLEKQELNYAALEFIGARPREGASGRGDDGSNYTEIKAK
- the mag gene encoding myelin-associated glycoprotein isoform X2, which translates into the protein MWCSELLLTLLFIIKDASCQWNVWVPRDISAMTNSCVVIPCTFMYPSGVRPYRGIHGIWYFGQPYPQLFPPVVFKTRTDVVHESYKGRTKLLGDLNQRNCTLLINNIGTEHSGRYYFRADLGGANMYTYPDFAELKVLDQPSIDVPEEIVSDENLELTCYAPDNCPEMTPEIQWMYTDYLPDPEFSTDYLEESNTAVLSSTLTFVPRPMHNGQLLGCRVYYPNTTLVYERLVSLDVKYAPRSVWVNVSSEVMEGSSVVLHCEVESNPVSRISWMFGDQELLWDTASNISLPLDDLTPAQEGIYTCVGDNGYGMMNTSLYLAVKYPPREPVVNDSMIVAEGTTLALHCSTQGSPAPTLTWLKDGELVGTITADELSVLDIAKITPHGDGQYRCLAENEHGRASSSFNITVEYAPVLLEESKCTVVREGVQCVCIATGNPEPTIEFYLPDLNITINETDGRYNFYTHTDGHTSTGMIKLREKGERVDNGGPAVNVHCGFFNSYGRESVLLELQQEKKYMMAVIVGTIGGVAVIAFIIAAVRYVGHNNKKENGNPRQEVVLENPALYYSAVKKDKQNLRKKVGEDGDYPPVGSLAGLEKQELNYAALEFIGARPREGASGRGDDGSNYTEIKAK